In the genome of Colletotrichum lupini chromosome 8, complete sequence, one region contains:
- a CDS encoding bZIP transcription factor encodes FLNTSLPAFFNTFSNTFLPVQLDILFKSSSSSNSNSNSPNQPLPLDISVYTTTSGAKLSHRSSPNNKAQDLEVATPYTNKILRRQQNTITTRKYKQKKVNRIDELELLLKEITRERDDLRIRLVH; translated from the coding sequence TTCCTCAATACCTCATTACCCGCCTTTTTCAACACCTTCTCTAACACCTTCCTCCCGGTTCAGCTAGATATACTCTTTAAGTCCAGCTCTAGTTCCAATTCCAATTCCAACAGCCCGAACCAGCCTCTACCCCTAGATATATCagtatatactactacttcGGGGGCTAAGTTATCTCACCGGTCCTCTCCGAATAACAAAGCTCAGGACCTAGAAGTAGCCACTCCTTATACTAACAAAATCCTGCGCCGTCAGCAAAACACGATTACTACTCGCAAGTATAAACAAAAGAAGGTTAATCGCATCGACGAACTagaattattactaaaggagATAACTCGGGAAAGGGACGATTTACGAATCCGCCTCGTTCATTAA